One Watersipora subatra chromosome 4, tzWatSuba1.1, whole genome shotgun sequence genomic window carries:
- the LOC137393329 gene encoding early growth response protein 3-like, with product MHVTNSCFNSIEDMNESLFDFRDEWGCGSESAKTGWLTTTDGAKEGYKTPSFDFSGQDLSAEIADITEILTTSDLAVDSNTSNCESELERVYGHVEGFLNTCSQKQNLPQHMYAQEPSVDISSTSLAIDCNGYTQPSSIFSHASTGVSDSSYAQSIASAPCDTLSTQYPSVFNSSTYITPPHQDMFVQQETQLTTLQHSQTNDYVRTAPCSSNSYSAYGQDSFSTFLPEVEMNYNSSSSSAFTHLPATVKDEPFDCYTTALPSSAPSSPESFTDNLEYQANGTQCPVTQSRPRAHSLCKTPPHERPYPCPMETCERRFSRSDELTRHIRIHTGQKPFQCKICMRAFSRSDHLTTHVRTHTGEKPFSCDVCGRKFARSDEKKRHSKVHIKQRVKKERLAAAAQSIPCSTSDCSMWSHDSVNLPMQMGVISSRY from the exons ATGCACGTTACCAACAGCTGCTTCAATAGCATTGAAGACATGAATGAGTCACTCTTTGACTTTCGAGACGAGTGGGGGTGTGGGTCTGAGTCGGCAAAGACTGGCTGGCTTACTACTACTGATGGAGCGAAGGAAGGCTATAAGACTCCGAGCTTTGACTTTTCTGGTCAGGATTTATCGGCGGAAATAGCAGATATTACAGAAATTCTTACCACTTCAGACTTAGCTGTGGATAGTAACACTTCTAACTGTGAATCAG AACTCGAGCGAGTTTATGGACATGTTGAGGGCTTTCTGAACACCTGCTCACAAAAACAGAACCTTCCTCAGCATATGTATGCTCAGGAACCTTCAGTTGATATCTCAAGCACCTCATTGGCAATTGACTGCAATGGCTACACTCAACCTTCTTCCATTTTTTCACACGCTTCAACGGGAGTCAGTGACAGTTCGTATGCGCAGTCAATAGCCTCAGCACCATGTGACACTCTTTCCACACAATATCCTTCAGTATTTAATTCGTCTACCTATATAACTCCTCCCCATCAAGACATGTTTGTGCAACAAGAAACACAGCTAACTACTCTGCAACACTCTCAGACCAATGACTATGTTCGAACTGCCCCTTGTTCCAGTAACAGCTACTCAGCATATGGTCAGGACTCTTTTTCTACATTTTTACCAGAAGTAGAAATGAATTACAACAGTTCCTCTAGCTCGGCGTTTACCCACTTACCAGCCACCGTTAAAGATGAGCCCTTTGACTGTTATACAACTGCTCTTCCTTCTAGTGCACCAAGTTCCCCCGAGAGTTTTACCGATAATCTAGAATATCAGGCAAATGGCACGCAATGCCCTGTAACACAATCCCGACCTCGAGCTCATTCCTTGTGCAAAACACCACCACACGAGAGACCATATCCTTGTCCGATGGAGACATGCGAGCGCAGGTTCTCACGTTCAGATGAACTCACTAGACATATTCGCATCCATACGGGACAAAAACCATTCCAGTGTAAAATCTGCATGCGGGCATTTAGCCGAAGCGATCACCTTACAACACACGTAAGAACACACACAGGCGAGAAGCCCTTTTCGTGCGATGTTTGTGGAAGGAAGTTTGCTAGAAGTGATGAGAAGAAAAGACACAGCAAAGTACACATCAAGCAGAGAGTAAAAAAAGAGCGACTCGCGGCAGCAGCTCAGAGCATACCTTGCTCAACATCTGACTGTAGCATGTGGTCACACGACTCCGTAAACCTTCCAATGCAAATGGGTGTTATTTCTTCCCGGTATTAA
- the LOC137393428 gene encoding bridging integrator 3-like, whose protein sequence is MNWERVLRNTQAIKTSVLTTMESREFHSKVKRLGDLDDSTQTLHKDVKQLNEREMNAFKAEKKLVGDLCSCSSIREDPSLRDALQRWNEHIKYHEDYLNSMINDTSRVMIEPIKRLLTEFPKIKEMIKKRDQLLIEYEKCQQKVDKLKKKERTGPNVVKLDTARKSLSAIKKEFEEENEALLDYMTSLYEQRADYLTPSIHALINIEICHIAEGFRFYSELEASVDTQKDKGQEESAKDDRFNEFKSLTIVSTD, encoded by the exons ATGAATTG GGAGAGGGTATTAAGGAACACACAGGCTATAAAAACCTCTGTGCTAACCACCATG GAGAGCCGAGAGTTCCACAGCAAAGTGAAACGCCTTGGAGA TTTGGATGACTCCACCCAGACACTCCATAAAGATGTTAAACAATTAAATGAGCGAGAGATGA ACGCCTTCAAAGCTGAAAAGAAATTGGTAGGCGACTTGTGCAGTTGCAGCTCAATCAGAGAGGACCCTAGCCTTAGAGATGCCTTGCAACGCTGGAATGAACATATCAAGTATCATGAAGACTATTTAAACTCTATG ATAAATGACACGAGTAGAGTTATGATTGAGCCTATTAAAAG GCTGTTGACAGAGTTTCCAAAAATAAAAGAGATGATAAAGAAACGGGACCAATTGTTGATA GAATATGAAAAATGCCAACAAAAAGTTGACAAGCTGAAGAAGAAAGAAAGAACAGGTCCTAATGTGGTGAAACTCGATACG GCTCGTAAGTCTCTTTCCGCTATCAAGAAGGAATTTGAGGAAGAGAATGAAGCACTACTTGACTACATGACATCCTTGTATGAACAGCGAGCGGACTACTTGACTCCCAGCATTCATGCTCTCATAAACATAGAG ATATGCCACATCGCTGAAGGCTTTCGGTTCTATTCTGAACTTGAGGCAAGCGTAGACACACAAAAGGACAAAGGTCAGGAAGAGTCCGCTAAAGATGACAGATTCAATGAGTTCAAGTCTTTGACTATTGTTTCCACCGATTAA
- the LOC137393429 gene encoding uncharacterized protein has product MEHYKQKLDGRISLTAPRFRPTENYLSGTGKSHVWPAGPGWYVPSERNFVSYKDYRALPNERRADQREFQSEDAWREWQGKRDAAREYPRTEWIVRTGEHNRGLAMSGLPPLKLDGYCTNPFNLHRTGVQARTVYNSQPDIRDPTWRGPHGYYGYYHERLDARDPHGFRLYKQTYNDEDWLKWEQTQVAATRT; this is encoded by the exons ATGGAGCATTACAAGCAAAAGCT AGATGGACGTATCAGCTTAACAGCTCCTAGATTTCGCCCTACTGAAAACTATTTGAGTGGCACTGGAAAGTCACATGTCTGGCCTGCTGGTCCAGGTTGGTATGTTCCTTCAGAAAGAAACTTTGTTTCATATAAGGACTACAGAGCACTTCCAAATGAAAGACGAGCAGACCAAAGAGAATTTCAATCAGAAGACGCTTGGAGAGAATGGCAAGGAAAACGAGATGCTGCAAGAG AGTACCCACGAACTGAATGGATAGTGAGAACTGGTGAACATAACCGAGGTTTAGCCATGTCCGGCTTACCGCCACTTAAACTAGACGGATACTGTACAAACCCCTTTAATCTTCACAGGACTGGTGTGCAG GCAAGGACAGTGTACAACTCCCAACCAGACATACGGGACCCAACCTGGAGAGGACCACACGGATACTATGGCTATTACCATGAAAGGCTAGACGCCAGGGACCCACATGGTTTTAggctatacaaacagacatacaATGATGAAGACTGGCTCAAATGGGAACAGACCCAAGTCGCAGCTACTAGGACCTAA